One Candidatus Aminicenantes bacterium genomic window, CTTACAAGAACAAGCAGAACAGTACGGAAAAGCTGAAACTCAGCAAGTACTGTCCGTTCGACCGCAAGCATACCGAGCACCGCGAGGTGAAATAAGTTGGCTTGGTAGGTCAGTAGCTCAATTGGTAGAGCATCGGTCTCCAAAACCGAGGGCTGGGGGTTCGATTCCCTCCTGACCTGCTTAAAATCGTAAAATGGCAAAGAAAGAGAACATATTCAAGCGGATCGGCCTTTACCTCACCGAGGTGAAGGGAGAGTTGAAAAAAGTGACCTGGCCCAGCCGCAATGATCTGTACAAAACGACCATTGCCGTGGTGATCGCCTCGGTCGTGTTTGGCCTATATCTGTTCCTTGTGGATTGGGTCTTTTCTGAGATTATTCAGAGAATCATTGGAGTCTTCCAGTAACCGGGCGGATCAACATGGAAAAGGAATGGTACATCATTCACGTGTTTTCCGGGTCTGAAGACTTCGTGGTCAAAGCCCTGAACGAGAAGATCCGCAAGTACGACATGGATGACCAGGTCGGAGAGATTGTGATTCCAACCGAGAACGTGATTGAGATCAAGGACGGTAAGAAGGTTGTCAGCGAAAAGCGTTCTTTTCCCGGGTACATTCTGGTCAAGATGGTGATGAATGACAAAAACTGGTACTTTATCCGCAACACGCCCAAGGTAACGGGTTTCGTCGGTGCGGGAAAGAAACCCAAACCCCTCTCCGAGAAAGAGGTGGCCACCATTCTCAAGCATATTGAGACCACTCAGGCTACTCCCAAACCCAAATACCATTTTGAAGCCGGGGACGCGGTCAAGATTATTGATGGCCCCTTTTTAAACTTTAACGGCGTGGTGGATGCTGTTCAAGAGGATAAGAACCTCCTGAAAGTTACGGTGACGATTTTCGGTCGCCCTACCCCCGTCGATCTCGATTTTCTGCAAGTGGAAAAGATATAGGAGCAATTTTATGGCGAGTCCAAAGAAAAAAAAGATCGTCACCAGCTTCAAGCTGCAGTTGCCCGCGGGTAAGGCCACACCGGCTCCTCCGGTTGGCCCGGCACTCAGCCAGCATGGCCTGAACATCATGGAATTCGTGAACCAGTTCAACAAGGCCACGGCCAAGATGGAAGACGGCATGATCATCCCCGCTGAAGTACTGGTGCATCCGGATAAGACCTTTACCATGAACCTCAAAACACCGCCGGTATCCTACCTCCTGAAGAAGGCGGCGGGCGTATTAAAGGGATCCGGTGAGCCCAACAAACAAAAGGTCGGCCGGGTAACTTTGAAACAGGTGGAAGAGATCGCCCGGGTCAAGATGGAGGACCTGAATACCGTTGATGTAAAGCAGGCCGTTAAAATCGTCAAGGGATCCGCCCGCAGCATGGGATTGGAGATCAAAAATGTCTAAGCATGGCAAGTTGTATCGCGATGCGCGCAACCGGATTGAAGAGCGCGACTACAGCCTTGACGAGGTTGTGGCCCTGTTGAAAGAGATCAAGCGGCCGAATTTTGTGGAATCCGTTGACATATCGATCCGCCTGGGAGTCGATCCCAAATACCCGGAACAGAATGTGCGGGGCACGGTGGCGCTTCCCCACGGCACGGGTCGCCAGGTGCGGGTGCTTGTGATCGCCGCGGGTGAAAAAATCAAGGAAGCTGAAGAAGCCGGAGCCGATTATGCAGGTGGAGAAGAGATGGTGGAAAAGATCCAGTCGGAAAACTGGCTCGATTTCGACACGGTGGTCACCACCCCGGACATGATGCGCCATGTGGGCAAGTTGGGCAAGGTGCTCGGTCCCAAGGGACTCATGCCCAGTCCCAAAGCCGGCACGGTTACTTTCAATCTCAAAGAGACGGTAGAGGAGATCAAGAAAGGACGCGTGGAATTTAAGGTAGACAAGACGGGAATCATCAATTCCAGTGTCGGAAAGATCGATTTTGATGATGCCCAGATCGCGGATAATGTGCGCAGTTTTGTCCAGGCGGTGCTCAAGGCCCGCCCGGCTTCACTGAAGGGACGCTATGTCCGGTCCATGTACTTGAGCACAACCATGAGTCCCGGAGTGAAATTGTCACTCCAGGATTTTGAAAACTGAGCGCCCGTGGGCGGAAAAACAGGAGGATGTCGTGACGAGTCCGAAGTCGATAGAACGCAATCAGAAACGAATTGAGGAACTGGCCGGAGTTTTCGCCCGCAAGGGTGTGTACTTGTTTGATTACCGTGGATTGAGCGTACCGGAGATGCAGGAATTGCGTGCCAAGATCAAGAATCTGGACGCGGGCATCAAGGTATTCAAGAACCGCATGGCCATCAAGCACTTCGAAGACACCGGAGCCAATGAATATGGACGTGATCTTTTTCGCGGCCCCCTGGCCGTGGCCTACGCGGATGATAATTTTCTGGAAGTGGCCAAGGTGATGGTGGAGTTCGAAAAGGAGAGCAAAAAGATCCAACTGAAATCGGCCTTTGTGGAAAGCCAATTGATGGATCGGGGAAAAGTCCTGCAGTTGGCCAAATTGCCCGGCAGGGACCAGCTCCTGGCCCAACTGGCCATGTCCATTGTCCATCCCCTTAAAAAGATGGGCATGTCTCTGGCTGCTCCCCTGACCAACATGTTGATTCTGCTGAAGAATCTGCAAGATAAAAAAGCTAAGCAAGGAGAAGAATAATGGCTGACATCAAAAAGGAAGATTTCTTCAAGCATCTGGATAACCTCACGGTTCTCGAGCTGGCGGACTACATCAAGGAGTTCGAAGAACGCTACGGGATCAAGGCCGAGATGGCCGCCATGCCCGTTGCCGGAATGGCGGCTCCGGCTGCCGCGGCTGAAGGCGGCGAAGCCGAGGAAAAAACCGAGTTTGACGTGGTTCTCAAAAGCGTGGGCGCCAAAAAGATCAACGTCATCAAGGTGGTTCGCGAAGTCACCGATTTGGGTTTGAAAGAGGCCAAGGAAGTCGTGGACAAGGCTCCCGGGGATGTAAAGAAGGGTGTGTCCAAGGAAGAAGCCGAAGAGATCAAAAAGAAGTTCGAAGAGGTGGGAGCGGAGATCGAGATCAAGTAAATGACTCTTCTCACCGAATGCGGACCCCAGAAATGAAAGGGTTGGTATGCAAAAAAAAAATCACTACATTGATCGGGTAAATCTATCCAAACTGGTCGCTCCGATCGGGATTCCCGATCTGCTGGAGATTCAGAAGAAATCTTTCCAGACTTTCCTGCAGATCGACGAAATTCCGGAGAAACGAAAGAACTTCGGAATTCAGGCGGCATTTAAGTCGATCTTTCCGATTTACGATTTCAAGGAGACGGCCATTCTGGATTTCGTTTCATATTCCCTGGGAGATTGGTCCTGCAAGTGTGGAGAACTCCAGGGAATCGAAGAATCCAAGCCGGTATGCGCCCGCTGCGGCACCCTGGTCAGCGCCGGAATCGTTCCCGGCAAAGATTCGGTTTGCCCCGAATGTTCCAGTCGCGGCACGATCGAAAACCATGTCTGCAGAAAATGCGGAGATCGGGTACGTCTAAAGATCAAGTATTCACCCGAGGAATGCCTGGACAAGGGATTTGATTACTCCATTTCCCTGAAAGTCAAGTTGCGCCTGGCCCTTTACGATGAAGACAAAAAGGGCGAAAAAGCCATCAAGGACGTTAAGGAACAGGAAATCTTTTTTGGTGAGTTGCCCTACATTACCGAGCGGGGCACATTTATCATCAACGGCACTGAACGGATCGTGGTTTCGCAATTGCAACGTTCACCGGGCGTCTATTTTCTTCCCGGCAAGTCCAGGGGTGAATACACGGCCAAGATCATTCCCGCGCGCGGCGCCTGGATTGAGTTCGAAGAAAAGCAGAACCTTCTGCAGGTGCGCCTGGACAAAAAGACCAAACGCATCAATGTGACCACTTTCCTCAAGGCCATGGGGCTCTCGGATGATCTTGAGATGCTCAAGATGTTTTATTCCGTGATTCCCGCCCGGGTGGAAAACGGCATCTTCTATGTGCAGCGCTCCCGTATGCTCAAGGACACGAAAGTGACCGCGCCGGTAAAGGATTCCAAGGGGAAAGAGATTCTTCCCCAGGGCGCCAAGCTCATGATCAAGAACATCAAGGAGCTGGAGAAGCACGATGTGGAGTACGTTCCGGTTGACCTGGAATTGCTGGCCGATCCCTATGCGGCCTGTGATATTGAAGGCGCGTTGCGCTTGAACGAGCCCATCACCAGTACTCAGGTTCGCAAACTGCGGGGCATGAACACGGAGTTCAACCTGTTTTTCCCAGACAGTGAAGAAGAACCGCTGGGCCCCATGATCGCCCTCACCCTGCGCAAAGACAAAAAAAAGAAGGATGTGGAGATCACCGAAAAAGTGGTGATCCAGAGCGAAGCCGAGAGCGAAGACAAGGTGGCCAAGAACCAGGGAGACGCGTTTATCGAGATCTTCAAGAAACTCCGCCCGGGCGAACCCGTCACCCTGGAAGGGTCCAAGAAGTTTTTCGAAAACATGATGCGGGATCCCAGGCGCTATGATCTCAGTTCCGTGGGCCGTTTGAAACTCAACATCAAGTTGGGCATGAAGCCCGATCACAACGAGGAAGTGTACGTACTCACGGTAGAGGATATGGTGGAGATCATCCGCTATTATCTGCGCCTGAAGTACGATCGTTCCGGCCGCATGAAAGTGGACGATATCGACCACCTCTCCAACCGCCGCATCCGTGCCGTCGGCGAATTGGTGGAGAACGCTTTCCGCATCGGACTCATGCGCCTGGAGAAGATCATTCGAGAACGCATCACCAATGCCCAGGATATCTCCATCATGCTGCCGCGGGAACTGCTCAATACCAAGCCGGTATTCGCGGCCATCAAGGAGTTTTTCGGCACTTCCCAGTTGTCTCAGTTCATGGACCAGACCAATGCCCTGGCTGAAACCACTCACAAGCGGCGCATATCCGCGCTGGGTCCCGGCGGGCTGAACCGTGAGCGCGCCGGATTCGAGGTTCGAGACGTTCACCCTTCTCATTACGGCCGCATCTGCCCCATTGAAACCCCGGAAGGACCCAATATCGGCTTGATTTCCTCGCTGACTACTTATGCCCGCATCAACGACTACGGATTTATCGAAGCTCCTTACCGCAGGGCGGAAAACGGTCATGTGGTGAATTACTATGGCATCGATTATCCCGGTGACTCCAAATGGACCCGCGGCGAGCTGGTCAAAGAAGAGGATTTGGAAAACAAGCTGAAATCCCTGCAGAAAGCGGGGAAGGAAGCGCCCCTGTTCCATTATCATCCCTTTTTCCTCACTGCCTGGGAGGAAGAAGGATTTACCATTGCCCAGGCCAATGCCGTCATTGACGAGAAGGGACGGTTTACCGCCAAGCGCGTGGCCTCACGCCGGGGCAGTGAACCCATTTTCGTACCTCCCGAAGAGATCGACTATATGGATATCTCGCCCAACCAGGTTGTCTCGGTCTCAGCCGCCCTGATCCCCTTTCTGGAACACGATGACGCCAACCGCGCGCTGATGGGATCCAACATGCAACGCCAGGCCGTTCCCCTGGTCAATCCCAAGGCGCCCATAGTGGGCACGGGCATGGAACACAAGTTGATCAAGGATTCCGGCGTGGACGTGGTATGCAAACGTTCCGGAGTGGTAATGAACGCCGACGCGGAACGCATTATCATCAAGACCGACGAAAGCCGGGAAGCGCAACTCGATTTTTCCGATATCAGCGCCGATCTTTACGAATTGAAAAAGTACCGTCGTTCCAACCAGAACACCCTCATCAACCAGAGGCCCCTGGTCAAGGTGGGTGACCGCGTGGAAGCCGGGCAGATCCTGGCGGATGGGCCCGCTTCCGAACGGGGAGAAATGGCGCTCGGGCGCAACATCCTGGCCGCCTTTTTGCCCTGGCGGGGGTACAATTACGAAGACGCCATTCTGCTCAGTGAGAGGCTGGTCAAGGACTCGGTATTCAACTCCATCTACATTGTGGAAGAAACGGTTGAAGCCCGTGAGACCAAACTCGGCAAGGAAGAAATCACGCGGGATATTCCCGGCGTTGCCGAAAACGTATTGCGGCATCTGGATGAGTCTGGAGTCGTGCGTATCGGGGCCAAGATCCGTCCCGGAGAAATCCTGGTCGGTAAGGTCTCGCCCAAAGGGGAAACCCAGCTTTCCCCGGAAGAAAAGTTGTTAAGGGCGATTTTCGGCGAACAGGCCTCGGAAATCAAGGACACCTCGTTGTATTGTCCTCCGGGAGTCGAAGGCACGGTCATCGATGTAAAGATCTTTACCCGTCGTGGCCTGGACAAGGATACGCGGGCCAATGAAATCGACAGTGAACAGACCGCCAAATTGCGCCGCAATTTCAGTGACGAGCGCCAGATCCTTTTAGAGGAGCGCAACAACAAGTTGAGAAACCGGTTGGAGGGTGCCAAGGTCATTCACCCGTTCACCCTGAACGGCACCAAGCTGAAAAAGAACGCCGTGCTCAAGGCGGAACACCTGAACGGAATCAGCAGTGAAACCGTCCGCCTATTGTCTGAACACCTGGAACCGGAACGGGTAAAACTGATTGAAGAGATCGAATCCAAGTCTCAACTCCATATCAACGCTTTAGAGAAAGAACTGAATGAAAAGATCGACCAGATGTGCAAAGGAGACGAGTTCTCCCCCGGCATCATCAAGATTATCAAAGTGTTGATTGCCGTGAACCGCCGCATTTCAAGCGGAGACAAGATGGCGGGGCGTCACGGCAACAAAGGCGTGGTTTCGCGCATCCTGCCCGAAGAGGATATGCCTTTTCTGGAAGACGGTACCCCCCTGGACATCATCCTCAATCCCCTGGGCGTTCCGTCACGTATGAACGTGGGCCAGATCTATGAACTGCTGCTGGGTTGGGCGGGCAAGGTCTTAAACCTGCATTTCGAAACCCCCGTTTTTACCTCCGGAACCGAGAGAGATGTCAAGGCGTACATGCGTGAAGCCGGCCTGCCTGAGGACGGCAAAGTGGTGTTGTACGATGGCCTTTCCGGAGAGCCTTTTACCAACAAGGTTACCGTTGGTTACATGTACATCATGAAACTGGAACACATGGTGGACGATAAAATCCACGCGCGATCCACGGGCCCCTATTCGCTGATCACGCAGCAACCCCTGGGCGGAAAGGCCCAATTCGGCGGACAGCGGGTAGGTGAAATGGAAGTGTGGGCCTTCGAGGCATACGGAGCCGCCCATGTCCTGCAAGAGATCCTGACCATTAAGTCGGACAACATCAGTGGACGCAACGAGATCTACTCCGCCATCGTGAAGGGCAATATGGAGTTCAAGCCCGGCCTTCCGGAGTCTTTCAACGTGTTGATCAAGGAGCTCAAGAGCCTGGCCTTGAACGTGGAATTAATCAAAAAGGAAGGCCGCAGCGAAGAATCTCGATTGCGGCAGAACATTGACAACATTCCCTGATGAAGTACAGGGTGTACGGTCAATTAATTGCGCGGCGCGGCGGCGATTTTCGCCGCTCTCGCATAACGGCGGAAACGCCGCTTTTATAGGGAGTCCCCATGCATCGAATGAAAAACGAACGCAGCGAAGTCAACATAATGGATTACTCCAGGATCCGCATCAGTCTGTCCTCACCGGAAATCATCCGCGGCTGGTCGTCGGGTGAGGTCACCAAGCCGGAGACCATCAACTACCGGACCTTTAAACCGGAACGCGACGGCCTGTTCTGCGCCAAGATCTTTGGACCCACCCAGGATTTCCGCTGCCTTTGCGGCAAGTACAAAGGATTAAAGTACAAGGGCATCGTATGCGAGAA contains:
- the rpmG gene encoding 50S ribosomal protein L33, with the translated sequence MAKSDKRIKVHLKCSECNRKNYSTYKNKQNSTEKLKLSKYCPFDRKHTEHREVK
- the rpoB gene encoding DNA-directed RNA polymerase subunit beta is translated as MQKKNHYIDRVNLSKLVAPIGIPDLLEIQKKSFQTFLQIDEIPEKRKNFGIQAAFKSIFPIYDFKETAILDFVSYSLGDWSCKCGELQGIEESKPVCARCGTLVSAGIVPGKDSVCPECSSRGTIENHVCRKCGDRVRLKIKYSPEECLDKGFDYSISLKVKLRLALYDEDKKGEKAIKDVKEQEIFFGELPYITERGTFIINGTERIVVSQLQRSPGVYFLPGKSRGEYTAKIIPARGAWIEFEEKQNLLQVRLDKKTKRINVTTFLKAMGLSDDLEMLKMFYSVIPARVENGIFYVQRSRMLKDTKVTAPVKDSKGKEILPQGAKLMIKNIKELEKHDVEYVPVDLELLADPYAACDIEGALRLNEPITSTQVRKLRGMNTEFNLFFPDSEEEPLGPMIALTLRKDKKKKDVEITEKVVIQSEAESEDKVAKNQGDAFIEIFKKLRPGEPVTLEGSKKFFENMMRDPRRYDLSSVGRLKLNIKLGMKPDHNEEVYVLTVEDMVEIIRYYLRLKYDRSGRMKVDDIDHLSNRRIRAVGELVENAFRIGLMRLEKIIRERITNAQDISIMLPRELLNTKPVFAAIKEFFGTSQLSQFMDQTNALAETTHKRRISALGPGGLNRERAGFEVRDVHPSHYGRICPIETPEGPNIGLISSLTTYARINDYGFIEAPYRRAENGHVVNYYGIDYPGDSKWTRGELVKEEDLENKLKSLQKAGKEAPLFHYHPFFLTAWEEEGFTIAQANAVIDEKGRFTAKRVASRRGSEPIFVPPEEIDYMDISPNQVVSVSAALIPFLEHDDANRALMGSNMQRQAVPLVNPKAPIVGTGMEHKLIKDSGVDVVCKRSGVVMNADAERIIIKTDESREAQLDFSDISADLYELKKYRRSNQNTLINQRPLVKVGDRVEAGQILADGPASERGEMALGRNILAAFLPWRGYNYEDAILLSERLVKDSVFNSIYIVEETVEARETKLGKEEITRDIPGVAENVLRHLDESGVVRIGAKIRPGEILVGKVSPKGETQLSPEEKLLRAIFGEQASEIKDTSLYCPPGVEGTVIDVKIFTRRGLDKDTRANEIDSEQTAKLRRNFSDERQILLEERNNKLRNRLEGAKVIHPFTLNGTKLKKNAVLKAEHLNGISSETVRLLSEHLEPERVKLIEEIESKSQLHINALEKELNEKIDQMCKGDEFSPGIIKIIKVLIAVNRRISSGDKMAGRHGNKGVVSRILPEEDMPFLEDGTPLDIILNPLGVPSRMNVGQIYELLLGWAGKVLNLHFETPVFTSGTERDVKAYMREAGLPEDGKVVLYDGLSGEPFTNKVTVGYMYIMKLEHMVDDKIHARSTGPYSLITQQPLGGKAQFGGQRVGEMEVWAFEAYGAAHVLQEILTIKSDNISGRNEIYSAIVKGNMEFKPGLPESFNVLIKELKSLALNVELIKKEGRSEESRLRQNIDNIP
- a CDS encoding 50S ribosomal protein L1 — encoded protein: MSKHGKLYRDARNRIEERDYSLDEVVALLKEIKRPNFVESVDISIRLGVDPKYPEQNVRGTVALPHGTGRQVRVLVIAAGEKIKEAEEAGADYAGGEEMVEKIQSENWLDFDTVVTTPDMMRHVGKLGKVLGPKGLMPSPKAGTVTFNLKETVEEIKKGRVEFKVDKTGIINSSVGKIDFDDAQIADNVRSFVQAVLKARPASLKGRYVRSMYLSTTMSPGVKLSLQDFEN
- the secE gene encoding preprotein translocase subunit SecE: MAKKENIFKRIGLYLTEVKGELKKVTWPSRNDLYKTTIAVVIASVVFGLYLFLVDWVFSEIIQRIIGVFQ
- a CDS encoding 50S ribosomal protein L10; this translates as MLKTERPWAEKQEDVVTSPKSIERNQKRIEELAGVFARKGVYLFDYRGLSVPEMQELRAKIKNLDAGIKVFKNRMAIKHFEDTGANEYGRDLFRGPLAVAYADDNFLEVAKVMVEFEKESKKIQLKSAFVESQLMDRGKVLQLAKLPGRDQLLAQLAMSIVHPLKKMGMSLAAPLTNMLILLKNLQDKKAKQGEE
- a CDS encoding 50S ribosomal protein L7/L12 produces the protein MADIKKEDFFKHLDNLTVLELADYIKEFEERYGIKAEMAAMPVAGMAAPAAAAEGGEAEEKTEFDVVLKSVGAKKINVIKVVREVTDLGLKEAKEVVDKAPGDVKKGVSKEEAEEIKKKFEEVGAEIEIK
- the nusG gene encoding transcription termination/antitermination factor NusG → MEKEWYIIHVFSGSEDFVVKALNEKIRKYDMDDQVGEIVIPTENVIEIKDGKKVVSEKRSFPGYILVKMVMNDKNWYFIRNTPKVTGFVGAGKKPKPLSEKEVATILKHIETTQATPKPKYHFEAGDAVKIIDGPFLNFNGVVDAVQEDKNLLKVTVTIFGRPTPVDLDFLQVEKI
- the rplK gene encoding 50S ribosomal protein L11; the encoded protein is MASPKKKKIVTSFKLQLPAGKATPAPPVGPALSQHGLNIMEFVNQFNKATAKMEDGMIIPAEVLVHPDKTFTMNLKTPPVSYLLKKAAGVLKGSGEPNKQKVGRVTLKQVEEIARVKMEDLNTVDVKQAVKIVKGSARSMGLEIKNV